A genomic segment from Legionella micdadei encodes:
- the rpsP gene encoding 30S ribosomal protein S16, translating into MVVIRLSRAGAKKRPFYNMVVTDSRKRRDGGYIERIGYFNPIARGQEVRLHLEMDKLTHWQSLGAQLSDRVKALVKEYNKKTDTK; encoded by the coding sequence ATGGTCGTTATACGTTTATCACGGGCTGGCGCAAAAAAGCGTCCTTTTTACAACATGGTCGTGACTGATAGTCGCAAGCGTCGCGATGGTGGCTATATTGAGCGAATTGGCTATTTTAATCCGATCGCACGCGGCCAAGAGGTTCGCTTGCATTTAGAAATGGATAAATTAACTCATTGGCAAAGTCTTGGCGCACAACTGTCTGATCGTGTCAAGGCACTAGTCAAAGAATATAATAAGAAGACTGATACTAAGTAA
- a CDS encoding uridine kinase family protein → MALAAVVMIGGASASGKTEIAEEIVDMLTIQNRKAIVISMDHYYKRKQDREKVANPENMDIPDAFDLELFHKHLKQLIAGKAIARPTYSFLVKDRLPETETIDPNEVEVIVVEGILALHEVYKLKFENIITAYVESDNYLSYPKRRCLRDVNPETRNTSEEETRDRELHHYVRDAFFSGIATTKRYAKYQLTNNDPEPGKSKETCIAVNAALLMEAINSKLTNNNKEEEIVTYPASLTA, encoded by the coding sequence ATGGCATTAGCGGCGGTAGTGATGATTGGCGGGGCCTCTGCCTCAGGGAAGACTGAGATTGCTGAAGAGATTGTTGATATGCTTACCATTCAAAATCGTAAAGCGATTGTTATTTCAATGGATCATTACTACAAACGTAAACAAGACAGGGAGAAAGTAGCTAATCCTGAGAATATGGATATCCCAGACGCTTTTGATCTAGAGCTTTTTCATAAGCATTTGAAGCAGCTCATCGCAGGGAAAGCAATAGCACGACCGACCTACTCTTTTTTAGTAAAAGACAGACTCCCTGAAACAGAAACCATTGATCCAAATGAGGTTGAGGTAATTGTTGTTGAAGGGATTCTTGCTTTACATGAGGTTTATAAACTTAAATTTGAAAATATCATTACTGCTTATGTTGAATCTGATAATTATTTGTCTTACCCAAAAAGGCGATGTTTACGAGATGTTAATCCAGAAACACGTAATACTTCAGAAGAAGAAACTCGAGACAGAGAATTGCATCACTATGTGAGGGATGCATTTTTTAGCGGGATTGCAACAACTAAAAGGTATGCAAAATATCAGCTTACTAATAATGACCCCGAACCTGGAAAATCAAAAGAAACTTGTATTGCGGTGAATGCTGCTTTGTTAATGGAAGCAATTAATTCCAAATTAACTAACAATAATAAAGAGGAAGAAATAGTAACTTACCCTGCGTCGCTAACGGCGTGA
- the rplS gene encoding 50S ribosomal protein L19, which produces MTNIIDQLNAEQMKGKEIPEFNSGDTVLVQVKVKEGNRERLQAFEGVVIAKRNRGLNSAFTVRKISHGVGVERVFQTYSPIVDSIIVKRRGDVRRAKLYYLRDLAGRAARIKEKLTGKKES; this is translated from the coding sequence ATGACCAACATTATCGACCAATTGAATGCTGAGCAAATGAAAGGCAAAGAGATTCCCGAATTTAATTCAGGCGATACCGTTTTAGTTCAGGTGAAAGTCAAAGAAGGCAACCGTGAACGCTTGCAAGCTTTTGAAGGTGTAGTCATTGCTAAACGTAATCGCGGTTTGAATTCTGCATTCACAGTGCGCAAAATTTCTCATGGCGTTGGGGTTGAACGTGTCTTTCAAACCTACAGCCCAATTGTTGATAGTATAATTGTTAAGCGCCGTGGGGATGTACGCCGTGCCAAACTATACTATCTACGCGACCTAGCTGGCCGTGCTGCACGAATTAAAGAAAAGCTAACTGGCAAAAAAGAAAGTTAA
- the rimM gene encoding ribosome maturation factor RimM (Essential for efficient processing of 16S rRNA) — protein MDNSTDWVVIGRFGRAHGIKGYITVHSFTEPRDNILRYTDWHAYIDNQWRPFKVLHLEIHDKVILAQIEGYREREQVARLTNVEIAVSRTQLPALEPGEYYWHELIGMEVINHQGQVLGNVIEMLPTGANDVLVVQGEKRHLIPYLPGQFVIDVNASRRLITVDWDMDF, from the coding sequence GTGGATAATAGCACTGACTGGGTTGTTATCGGCCGTTTTGGCAGAGCTCACGGGATTAAAGGATATATTACTGTTCATTCCTTTACCGAGCCACGCGATAACATCCTGCGTTATACAGACTGGCATGCCTACATTGATAATCAATGGAGACCCTTTAAAGTACTGCACCTAGAAATCCATGATAAAGTGATTCTTGCGCAAATTGAGGGTTACCGTGAACGTGAGCAAGTAGCCCGTTTAACCAACGTCGAAATTGCTGTTAGTCGTACTCAACTTCCTGCGTTAGAACCAGGAGAGTACTATTGGCATGAACTTATTGGTATGGAAGTTATTAATCACCAGGGGCAAGTATTAGGTAATGTAATTGAAATGCTGCCTACTGGAGCCAATGATGTCCTCGTAGTACAGGGTGAAAAACGCCACTTAATCCCTTATCTGCCTGGACAATTTGTAATCGATGTAAATGCCAGCCGACGGCTTATTACCGTTGACTGGGATATGGATTTTTAG
- the ffh gene encoding signal recognition particle protein: MFENLTERLTRVFKNLSGQGRLTEENMQQMLREVRISLLEADVALPVVKDFIEQVKQKALGQEVSLNLKADQALLKIIHDELVHILGDTRAELDFKTQPPAVFLMAGLQGSGKTTSAAKLARYLKETENKKVMLVSVDVYRPAAIDQLRVLANQLGVAFFEAEAHEQPLAIAQKALDNAKKQYMDVVILDTAGRLHIDAEMMAEIKALHQAVKPIETLFVVDSMTGQDAVNTAKAFHEALPLTGVILTKTDGDARGGAALSVRQITGKPIKFLGSGEKIDALEPFHPDRIASRILGMGDILTLIEEVERKADKAASEKLAKKLKKGKGFDLDDFKQQLEQMNQMGGVSSMLSKLPGMSQLPQQAMGQINDKAMARTIAIINSMTPKERRIPKIIAGSRKKRIALGSGTQIQDVNRLLKQYEQMQKMMKKFTKPGGMKQMMRGIGGLTGLKNFLPDERK, from the coding sequence ATGTTTGAGAATCTAACCGAGCGTTTAACCCGCGTATTTAAAAACTTAAGCGGCCAAGGGCGTCTGACTGAAGAAAACATGCAACAAATGCTGCGTGAAGTGCGTATATCATTGCTCGAAGCAGATGTTGCGCTTCCCGTGGTTAAAGACTTTATCGAACAGGTTAAACAAAAAGCCTTAGGGCAGGAAGTTTCTCTAAATTTAAAGGCAGATCAAGCCTTACTTAAGATTATTCATGACGAACTGGTTCATATCCTTGGTGATACCCGCGCTGAATTAGATTTCAAAACACAACCACCAGCAGTCTTCTTAATGGCCGGTTTACAAGGCTCAGGAAAAACCACCTCAGCAGCAAAACTAGCCCGTTATTTAAAAGAAACTGAAAATAAAAAAGTCATGTTGGTGAGTGTCGACGTTTACCGACCTGCCGCTATCGATCAACTTAGGGTATTAGCCAACCAACTTGGTGTGGCCTTTTTTGAAGCAGAAGCGCACGAACAACCTCTCGCTATTGCCCAAAAAGCCTTAGATAACGCTAAAAAACAATACATGGATGTTGTCATTCTGGATACTGCCGGCCGTCTCCACATTGATGCCGAAATGATGGCAGAAATCAAAGCATTGCACCAAGCAGTTAAACCAATAGAAACCCTTTTTGTCGTCGATAGCATGACTGGGCAAGATGCCGTTAATACTGCAAAAGCCTTCCACGAAGCACTACCTTTGACCGGGGTAATTCTCACGAAAACTGATGGCGATGCCCGAGGTGGAGCAGCCCTCTCTGTGCGGCAAATCACCGGAAAGCCTATCAAATTCTTAGGCTCTGGTGAAAAAATCGATGCCTTAGAGCCTTTTCATCCAGACCGAATTGCATCACGAATTTTGGGTATGGGTGACATTTTAACTTTAATTGAAGAAGTTGAGCGTAAAGCCGATAAAGCTGCTAGCGAAAAACTGGCGAAGAAACTTAAAAAGGGAAAAGGGTTTGATTTAGATGACTTTAAACAACAACTAGAGCAGATGAACCAAATGGGCGGCGTCAGCAGTATGCTCAGCAAACTCCCTGGCATGAGCCAATTGCCTCAACAAGCAATGGGGCAAATTAATGACAAAGCAATGGCAAGAACAATAGCAATCATCAACTCCATGACACCCAAAGAAAGACGTATTCCTAAAATCATTGCTGGATCTCGAAAAAAACGCATCGCTTTAGGCTCTGGAACCCAAATCCAAGATGTTAATCGTTTGCTGAAACAATATGAACAAATGCAAAAAATGATGAAAAAATTTACTAAGCCAGGAGGCATGAAACAAATGATGCGGGGGATTGGCGGTTTGACAGGTCTGAAAAATTTCCTTCCTGACGAACGTAAATAA
- a CDS encoding ABC transporter permease, whose translation MAAKQQFIALYTVVRRELVRMFRIFSQVFLPPVITTALYFLIFGSLIGNRIGYMNGVSYSEFIAPGLIMMSVISNAYSNVSTSLFSARFQKSVEEMLVSPMHDGLLLLGYVFGGVLRGLIVAILVFLVSYFFVKIELNHLPMTLLVVLLVSAVFSLAGFTNALVARNFDDVMIIPTFILTPLTYLGGVFYTTSMLPVFWQKISHLNPILYMVNALRHAMIGLNEVDMLTSMFIICIMLIVLTGLNMTLLKKGVGLRE comes from the coding sequence ATGGCCGCTAAGCAACAATTTATAGCCCTTTATACCGTAGTTAGGCGAGAATTGGTGAGGATGTTTCGAATCTTTAGCCAAGTTTTCTTACCGCCAGTCATCACCACGGCTCTTTATTTTTTAATTTTTGGCAGCTTAATTGGAAACCGCATCGGCTATATGAACGGCGTGAGTTATTCAGAATTCATTGCGCCAGGGTTAATTATGATGTCAGTGATCTCGAATGCCTATTCTAATGTATCCACTTCCCTGTTTAGCGCCCGCTTTCAAAAAAGTGTTGAAGAAATGCTGGTTAGCCCCATGCATGATGGACTACTCTTGCTGGGTTATGTTTTTGGCGGCGTATTACGTGGTTTAATCGTTGCCATACTGGTTTTCCTTGTTTCCTATTTTTTCGTGAAGATAGAACTTAATCATCTACCAATGACCCTTTTGGTGGTGTTGCTGGTTTCTGCAGTGTTTTCTTTAGCGGGATTTACAAATGCCTTGGTAGCGCGTAATTTTGACGATGTCATGATCATCCCTACCTTTATTCTTACTCCTCTCACTTATTTAGGAGGGGTTTTCTACACAACCAGCATGCTACCAGTATTTTGGCAGAAAATTTCTCATTTAAATCCAATACTTTATATGGTCAATGCACTTCGTCATGCCATGATTGGGCTAAATGAAGTTGATATGTTGACCTCTATGTTTATTATTTGCATAATGTTGATTGTATTAACTGGGCTCAATATGACCCTATTAAAAAAGGGAGTTGGATTGAGAGAATAA
- a CDS encoding 2OG-Fe(II) oxygenase → MDNFLEQGHYELLRCKAEHMHNQGEFKSAKIGHQFGAMRNSDIRRDEICWLDDDLTDHAINAYFSKIRTITKTLNQTLFLGLVDFEAHFAIYQPGSFYKRHVDQFASAQERRISCVYYLNEVWREEHAGELNLYDKDGRLITSVLPLGNRFICFSSDLPHEVCETKQTRYSIAGWLKTRSMSVVF, encoded by the coding sequence ATGGATAACTTTCTGGAACAAGGACACTATGAATTGCTGCGTTGTAAAGCAGAGCACATGCACAACCAAGGTGAATTTAAGAGTGCTAAAATTGGCCATCAATTCGGGGCTATGCGCAACTCTGACATTAGAAGGGATGAAATTTGCTGGCTAGACGATGACTTAACGGATCATGCAATTAATGCCTATTTCAGCAAAATTAGGACAATTACCAAAACCCTAAACCAAACTTTATTTTTAGGCTTGGTCGATTTTGAAGCCCATTTCGCCATCTATCAACCAGGTTCTTTCTACAAGAGACATGTCGATCAATTTGCCTCTGCTCAAGAGCGGCGCATATCTTGTGTTTATTATCTTAACGAAGTGTGGCGAGAAGAACACGCGGGTGAATTGAATCTCTATGATAAGGATGGGCGACTCATTACCAGTGTCCTTCCGCTTGGTAATCGCTTCATTTGCTTTAGCAGTGATTTACCCCATGAGGTTTGCGAAACCAAACAAACACGTTACAGCATCGCAGGGTGGCTGAAAACGCGCTCGATGTCAGTCGTTTTCTAA
- a CDS encoding HlyC/CorC family transporter yields the protein MIQIIVLIFLILLSGFFAGSEIGMMSLNRYRLRYLVKQNHKQAIRVNQMLARPDKLLSVVLIGNTLANIVASTVATLIGHRIYGEVGVAIATLLLTVIILVFSEMTPKTLAALYPQQVAFASSLPLKMVQNLLAPIVQIISWITNGILRLFGISVDKVQKEALSGEELRSVVHEAGGLLPVEHKSMLISLIDLERATVEDIMVPKTDIIGLDLEQPWHELLDQLETAQHTRLPLYRGTIDNLVGMIHVRSVLSLALDECLDMENLLKIADAPYFIPEATPLNVQILNFRKMKKRSCFVVNEYGDLLGLVTMEDILEEVVGEFTTDIADLSKDILQQEDGSVIVDASITLRHLSRLLNWQLPMIGPRTLSGLIIEHLGYIPPPDCCLQIENFRFEILKVGDNTIKTVKMIKVNKKKRAVSM from the coding sequence ATGATTCAGATAATCGTTCTGATTTTTCTGATCCTCTTATCCGGCTTTTTTGCCGGCTCAGAAATTGGAATGATGTCTTTAAACCGCTATCGTTTACGCTATCTTGTCAAGCAGAACCATAAGCAGGCGATTCGTGTTAACCAAATGCTTGCACGCCCTGATAAATTACTCAGTGTGGTGCTCATTGGTAACACGTTAGCCAATATTGTCGCTTCAACGGTAGCCACTTTAATTGGTCATCGAATATATGGAGAAGTCGGTGTCGCTATCGCAACACTTCTGCTAACCGTAATAATTCTAGTATTTTCTGAGATGACCCCTAAAACATTGGCCGCCCTTTATCCGCAACAAGTGGCATTTGCTTCGTCTTTACCCTTGAAAATGGTGCAAAATCTCTTAGCGCCGATCGTACAAATCATTAGCTGGATAACCAATGGAATTTTGCGTCTATTTGGCATCTCAGTCGATAAAGTACAAAAAGAAGCGTTATCAGGAGAGGAATTACGCTCTGTAGTGCATGAGGCAGGAGGTCTTTTGCCGGTTGAGCATAAAAGTATGTTGATTAGTTTAATTGATCTTGAACGAGCCACAGTTGAAGATATTATGGTTCCCAAAACCGATATTATCGGCCTTGATTTGGAACAGCCCTGGCATGAGTTACTTGATCAACTCGAAACTGCACAGCACACGCGCCTGCCGCTTTATCGTGGCACAATTGATAATTTGGTTGGTATGATTCATGTGCGTAGCGTTCTTAGTTTGGCACTGGATGAATGCCTTGATATGGAAAATTTATTAAAAATTGCCGATGCGCCTTATTTCATCCCTGAAGCGACACCTTTAAATGTGCAAATTTTGAATTTTCGTAAAATGAAAAAACGCAGTTGTTTTGTAGTCAATGAATATGGGGACTTGCTAGGTTTGGTCACTATGGAAGATATCCTTGAAGAAGTGGTAGGAGAATTTACAACGGATATCGCTGATTTAAGTAAGGATATTTTGCAGCAGGAAGATGGTTCGGTAATTGTTGATGCCAGTATTACTCTTCGCCATTTAAGTCGGCTGTTAAATTGGCAATTACCGATGATTGGCCCCCGGACCCTTAGTGGCTTAATTATCGAGCATTTAGGCTATATTCCGCCTCCCGATTGTTGTCTACAGATTGAAAATTTTCGGTTCGAAATATTGAAGGTGGGGGATAATACAATTAAAACGGTGAAGATGATTAAAGTAAATAAGAAAAAAAGGGCTGTTTCAATGTAG
- the trmD gene encoding tRNA (guanosine(37)-N1)-methyltransferase TrmD, with protein MLHLGIISLMPEMFASLKYGVVGRAIEQGIANIDYWNPRDWAARPYRQVDDKPYGGGPGMVMMYEPLHAAITHAKSQMPNSCKTVYLSPQGRIIRQSDFNQVASNEQSLLFIAGRYEGIDERVILHHVDEEWSLGDFVLSGGELAAMVFIDAIVRLLPGSLGHAGSAEQDSFMNGLLDCPHYTRPASINGFDVPAVLLSGNHKDIERWRRKQMLGKTWLKRPDLLEQIELSDTDKQLLVEFKCEHGNSC; from the coding sequence ATGTTACATCTTGGCATAATTAGCTTGATGCCTGAAATGTTTGCCAGTCTGAAATATGGCGTTGTCGGACGGGCAATAGAGCAAGGTATTGCAAATATTGATTATTGGAATCCACGGGATTGGGCAGCCCGGCCTTACCGTCAGGTGGATGACAAACCTTACGGTGGTGGTCCAGGAATGGTGATGATGTATGAGCCCTTGCACGCAGCAATCACTCATGCAAAAAGCCAAATGCCAAACTCCTGTAAGACGGTTTATCTCAGCCCGCAAGGAAGAATAATTCGCCAGTCTGATTTCAATCAGGTGGCTAGTAATGAACAATCCTTGCTTTTTATAGCCGGACGCTATGAGGGAATTGATGAGCGGGTAATCCTTCATCATGTTGATGAAGAATGGTCGCTGGGTGATTTTGTTTTGAGTGGCGGTGAATTAGCGGCAATGGTATTTATTGACGCGATTGTGCGACTGCTACCAGGCAGTCTTGGACATGCAGGGTCAGCTGAGCAAGACTCGTTCATGAACGGTCTTTTAGATTGCCCACATTACACCAGGCCAGCAAGTATTAATGGCTTTGATGTTCCGGCTGTGCTGCTAAGTGGCAACCATAAGGATATTGAGCGCTGGCGAAGAAAGCAAATGCTAGGTAAAACCTGGCTTAAACGGCCAGACCTTTTAGAACAAATTGAATTAAGTGATACAGACAAGCAGCTGCTTGTCGAATTTAAATGCGAACACGGCAATTCCTGTTGA
- a CDS encoding M48 family metallopeptidase, whose protein sequence is MTKNFLELDGIPIEILRKPIKNIYFRIYPPDGDVKISAPLRLHLNLIRNQIEAKRTWILTQRAKFKTQTPKLPMTFESGEQHEFLGKKYTLIIHEDMKHSKIVIEDGYIHCYIKSQPTPADKQKLLENWYRQQMKEHLPSLISKWESRIGVKANSWRIRVMRTRWGSCNTLKKRIWLNLNLIKKPSECLEYVLVHELIHLLEASHNRRFYTFMDQFLPQWRDIKVLLTQ, encoded by the coding sequence ATGACCAAAAACTTTCTCGAGCTGGACGGCATCCCTATTGAGATTTTAAGAAAGCCTATTAAGAATATTTACTTTCGTATATATCCCCCTGACGGCGATGTCAAAATCAGCGCCCCTCTTAGGCTGCATTTGAATTTAATCCGCAATCAAATCGAAGCTAAACGAACTTGGATTCTGACTCAGCGGGCTAAGTTTAAAACTCAAACACCAAAATTACCAATGACGTTTGAATCAGGTGAACAGCATGAATTTCTTGGTAAAAAATACACCTTGATTATTCATGAAGACATGAAACATTCCAAAATAGTGATTGAAGACGGGTATATCCATTGCTATATAAAATCCCAGCCCACCCCAGCAGACAAACAGAAACTCTTAGAAAACTGGTACCGGCAGCAAATGAAAGAGCACTTACCCTCCTTGATTAGCAAATGGGAATCTCGAATTGGAGTGAAAGCCAATTCCTGGCGAATCAGAGTCATGAGGACGCGATGGGGCTCTTGCAATACACTTAAAAAGCGCATATGGCTTAATTTAAACCTTATCAAAAAACCCTCAGAATGCTTAGAATACGTATTGGTGCATGAACTGATACACCTCTTGGAAGCAAGCCACAATAGGCGTTTTTATACCTTTATGGATCAGTTCCTACCCCAATGGCGTGATATTAAAGTACTGTTAACACAATGA
- a CDS encoding ABC transporter ATP-binding protein, with the protein MYALEIHQLRKTYANGVEALKGIDLLVKTGDFFALLGANGAGKSTTIGLITTLLTKTSGSIKIHGYDLDEKPDLAKACLGLVPQEFNLNIFETCEQTLINQAGYYGILRKEATSRAKMLLEQLGLWEKRREIARHLSGGMKRRLMIARALIHQPKVLILDEPTAGVDIEIRRTMWDFLTRTNDEGTTIILTTHYLEEAEQLCKNIAIIDQGEFVANTSMKNLLQTLRHQTLIFSTAEPFTHLPNINSFIPKIIDNNTFELRIDNQYPLNDVFAKLTQHGVTIHSMRNKTNRLEELFLDLITHGR; encoded by the coding sequence ATGTACGCTTTGGAAATTCATCAATTACGCAAAACGTATGCTAATGGCGTAGAAGCGCTCAAAGGAATCGATTTACTTGTTAAAACCGGCGATTTCTTTGCCTTACTAGGTGCAAATGGCGCAGGCAAATCAACGACCATCGGTTTAATCACTACCCTGCTTACTAAAACTTCGGGCAGCATTAAAATCCATGGTTATGATTTGGATGAAAAACCAGACTTAGCTAAAGCGTGTTTAGGTTTAGTGCCGCAAGAATTCAATCTCAATATTTTCGAAACGTGTGAGCAAACTCTGATAAACCAAGCCGGGTATTACGGTATTTTACGCAAAGAAGCCACCTCTCGCGCAAAAATGCTGCTGGAACAACTTGGATTGTGGGAAAAACGGCGTGAAATTGCGCGTCATTTATCCGGTGGCATGAAACGGCGGTTGATGATAGCACGAGCATTAATTCATCAACCTAAGGTATTGATTCTTGATGAACCCACCGCAGGGGTGGATATCGAAATTCGCCGCACCATGTGGGACTTTTTAACCAGAACCAATGATGAAGGTACGACTATCATCTTGACTACGCATTATCTTGAGGAAGCCGAACAGCTTTGCAAAAATATTGCCATCATTGATCAAGGGGAGTTTGTGGCCAATACCTCCATGAAAAATCTCTTACAAACATTGAGGCATCAAACTTTAATCTTTAGCACAGCCGAGCCGTTTACCCATTTGCCTAACATCAATAGCTTTATTCCCAAAATAATCGATAATAATACTTTTGAATTGCGCATCGATAACCAATACCCTCTCAACGATGTTTTTGCAAAATTAACTCAGCATGGGGTTACCATCCATAGCATGCGCAATAAAACAAATCGTTTAGAGGAACTTTTTTTGGATCTCATTACCCATGGCCGCTAA
- a CDS encoding methylated-DNA--[protein]-cysteine S-methyltransferase produces the protein MLIVTAFNTPTGWLEVEYDEHYIHRAIFTDTPSKNTSELPITKVIAQELNHYFQNPHHRFQLSLKPQGTTYQQRVWNALLVIPVGRTVTYGELAKTLQSSPRAIGQACKNNPIALFIPCHRVVGKTDPGGYMGRADALCYKTFLLTHEHAVL, from the coding sequence ATGCTCATCGTTACCGCTTTCAATACTCCGACTGGCTGGCTTGAAGTTGAGTACGATGAGCATTACATTCATCGCGCTATTTTTACTGACACACCATCGAAAAACACTAGCGAATTACCAATCACTAAGGTAATTGCCCAAGAACTCAATCATTATTTTCAAAATCCTCACCATCGCTTTCAACTTTCACTAAAACCCCAAGGCACAACCTATCAGCAACGTGTCTGGAATGCGCTGTTAGTGATTCCTGTCGGGCGAACTGTTACCTACGGTGAACTGGCCAAAACCCTGCAATCCAGCCCTCGTGCTATAGGGCAGGCATGCAAAAATAATCCCATCGCTTTATTTATTCCTTGCCATAGAGTCGTGGGAAAGACCGATCCAGGAGGATACATGGGTCGTGCTGATGCTTTGTGCTATAAAACCTTTTTACTCACTCATGAACATGCTGTTCTATAG